The window AAGCGCGAGCTAAAGGAGCGACAGTGCTACCCACAAACGCCGTCATTGCGAGCGCAGCGAAGCAATCCAGAGTCTTTCCGCGGTGGGATTCTGGGATTGCTTCGCTGCGCTCGCAATGACGATGTCGAAGCAGGTGTGCTTGAAAACTCAGTCTGGTGCCCCGGACGCATCGCGTCCGAGACAAGAGCGAAGCGCTTACAGATACCGCGTCAGCTCTGCTTTGGCCTGACCGTAGACCGCGTCCTCGATCTGGCTGCGCGTGATCCCGATGTCGCGCAAGGCGCGGTCATCGAGGTCGTTCAGCGTCTTGACGGCGGAGCGGCGCTCCAGGGCGTCGAACAGCGCATAGGCGCCGTGGGCCAGCTTGCGGAAAAATCCGTCCGACGAGGATGAGCGTAAACTCCGCCCGGCGGTCTGCGAGATCGTGGTCATTGTCCTTCTCCGGCCTGTTGTCCACGCGGCGAAGCGGATGCCGTTGGCGCAAGCGCCCGAGCGCCTGCACCTCATTTGCCTCGGATTGCTCTCGCTCTCCTCGGCTCAATCGTGAAGCTTGATGGAACTTAAATGCTCCACTACACTACTCGGAGCAAGTGAAACATTGCTCTCGGTGCAATAATGTCCAAGTTCGAATACGTGAAGCTTGCCGATGCCATTGCTCTCGATATCTCTAACGGCACGTTAAGGCCGGGCGACCGGCTGCCGCCGCAGCGCAATTTTGCCTATGACCGTGGCATTGCGGTCTCGACCGCGAGCCGGGTTTATACGGAGTTGCTCCGCCGCGGCCTCGTCGTCGGCGAAGTCGGCCGCGGCACCTTCATCTCCGGCGCCATCAGGCGCGAGGTCGAGGCGCTGAGCGAGCCGCGCGACGCGCGGATCGATTTCGAGGTCAATTATCCGCTGCTGCCGCAGCAATGGGCGATGATCGCCAAGAGCCTTGCGGGCCTCGAGCGCGTCGACGCGCTCGAATCCGCACTGCGCGTCTCCACCAGCACGGGCACCAAGAGCGCGCGTAATGCAGCCGCCGCCTATCTCGCGCGCAAGGATTTCGCGCCGCAGGCCGAGCAGATCGTCTTCACCGCCAACGGCAAGCAGTCGCTCGCGGCCGCCCTCGCAGCCCTCGTTCCCACCGGCGGCCGCTGCGGCGTCGAGGCGCTGACCTATCCTTACGTCAAGAGCATCGCCGCGCGGCTCGGCGTGACGCTGGTCCCGATACCGATCGACGAATTTGGCGCGCGCCCCGACGCCGTCCAGAAGGCGCATCGCGAGGCGCATCTGTCGGCGCTGTATCTCCAGCCCATCATCCAGAACCCGCTCGGCGTCACTATGAACGCGACACGGCGCGCGGACATCATGCGCGTCGCCGAGAAGCTCGATCTCACCATCATCGAGGATGCCGTCTACGGCTTCCTGGCCGACGACACGCCGCTGGCCGCGCTCGACCCCGACCGCTGCATCGTGATCGACAGCCTGTCCAAGAAGGTCGCGCCGGGCCTTGCGCTCGGCATCCTAGTCGCGCCGCCGCGATTGCGTGAGAGCGTGATGAGCGCGGTCCGCACCGGCGGCTGGATCGCGTCCGGCCATGCGCTGGCGTCCGGGCAGCGGCTGATGGCAGACGGCACCGTCGCCGAGCTGACGCGGCTGAAACGCGTCGACGCCGCGCGCCGCCAGCAGGCCGCGGCAAGGCTGCTCGCCGGCTACCAGCTCTCCGCCGATCCACGCTCCTATCACCTCTGGCTCACGCTGCCGGCACACTGGCGCTCGCAGACCTTCGTCGCCGCAGCAGCACGGCGCGGCATCGCGCTGACACCGTCCTCGACCTTCGCGATC of the Bradyrhizobium sp. WSM1417 genome contains:
- a CDS encoding PLP-dependent aminotransferase family protein; this translates as MSKFEYVKLADAIALDISNGTLRPGDRLPPQRNFAYDRGIAVSTASRVYTELLRRGLVVGEVGRGTFISGAIRREVEALSEPRDARIDFEVNYPLLPQQWAMIAKSLAGLERVDALESALRVSTSTGTKSARNAAAAYLARKDFAPQAEQIVFTANGKQSLAAALAALVPTGGRCGVEALTYPYVKSIAARLGVTLVPIPIDEFGARPDAVQKAHREAHLSALYLQPIIQNPLGVTMNATRRADIMRVAEKLDLTIIEDAVYGFLADDTPLAALDPDRCIVIDSLSKKVAPGLALGILVAPPRLRESVMSAVRTGGWIASGHALASGQRLMADGTVAELTRLKRVDAARRQQAAARLLAGYQLSADPRSYHLWLTLPAHWRSQTFVAAAARRGIALTPSSTFAIAHGHAPNAVRLALAPPSFEQLDSGLRTIASLLGTKEEDFDSTE
- a CDS encoding DUF1127 domain-containing protein, encoding MTTISQTAGRSLRSSSSDGFFRKLAHGAYALFDALERRSAVKTLNDLDDRALRDIGITRSQIEDAVYGQAKAELTRYL